From the Malus domestica chromosome 17, GDT2T_hap1 genome, one window contains:
- the LOC114822724 gene encoding calcium-dependent protein kinase SK5-like has product MHHLSEHTQVVRIRGTYEDAAAVHLVMELCRGGELFDRIMKKGHYSEREAAKLLKTIVGVVEACHSLRVMHWDLKPENFLFKSEKEDAALKAVFYKPGETFSEVVGSKYYVAPEVLRKHYGPESDVWSAGVILYILLSEVLPFWAETEIGIFRQILQGRLDFESEPWPGISSSARLQKRITAHEVFCHPWIIDDTIALDKPLDSAVLSRMKQFSTMNKLKKMALRVIAERLSEEEIGGLREIFKMIDADGSGSITFDELKEGLRKVGSELMEFEIKDLMKAADIDSSETID; this is encoded by the coding sequence ATGCACCACCTCTCCGAGCACACGCAAGTAGTCAGAATCCGCGGCACCTACGAGGACGCCGCCGCCGTCCATTTGGTCATGGAGCTCTGCCGCGGCGGTGAGCTTTTCGATAGGATCATGAAGAAAGGGCATTACAGCGAGCGGGAGGCGGCGAAGCTTCTGAAAACCATTGTTGGGGTTGTGGAGGCTTGTCATTCGCTTAGGGTTATGCATTGGGATTTGAAGCCGGAGAACTTCTTGTTCAAAAGCGAGAAGGAGGACGCGGCGCTGAAGGCGGTTTTCTACAAGCCCGGTGAGACCTTTTCTGAAGTTGTTGGAAGTAAATATTACGTTGCCCCTGAGGTGCTGAGGAAGCACTACGGGCCGGAATCGGATGTGTGGAGCGCAGGGGTGATTCTGTACATTTTGCTAAGTGAGGTTCTGCCGTTCTGGGCGGAGACGGAGATTGGGATCTTCCGGCAGATTTTGCAGGGGAGGTTGGATTTTGAGTCCGAGCCGTGGCCTGGGATTTCTAGTAGTGCACGATTGCAGAAGAGAATCACTGCCCATGAGGTGTTTTGCCATCCGTGGATCATAGATGACACGATTGCGCTCGATAAGCCGCTGGACTCGGCTGTCCTGTCGAGGATGAAGCAGTTCTCCACCATGAACAAGCTCAAGAAAATGGCGCTGAGAGTGATCGCTGAGCGGCTTTCGGAGGAGGAGATTGGCGGGCTGAGGGAGATTTTTAAGATGATTGATGCAGATGGGAGCGGGAGCATCACGTTTGATGAGCTCAAAGAGGGGCTGAGGAAAGTAGGGTCTGAGCTAATGGAGTTTGAGATCAAGGATCTAATGAAGGCAGCTGACATTGACAGCAGCGAGACAATCGACTAG
- the LOC103405324 gene encoding probable complex I intermediate-associated protein 30 isoform X1, whose protein sequence is MSRFRGILQASLNATKKALTWNVEDLVPPTERFIFNFNSKDELKKWHLYSDSEYGGLSSASLEIPDNENGPTGIFSGNLSLDFIEGAKLKINRSGFCGMRSKKFDGFIDLDPYDTIALKVKGDGRCYISTIYTENWVNSPGQEEDNSWQAFVFVPKDNWYIAKIPLARYLPTWRGNVIDAEMEMNPSRVVGMSLSVNAEGGLPGARTGAGDFKLEIDWIKALRT, encoded by the exons ATGTCCAGGTTTCGAGGGATATTGCAAGCTTCCTTAAATGCAACCAAGAAAG CACTTACATGGAACGTTGAAGACCTGGTGCCTCCAACTGAgagatttattttcaatttcaattcgAAGGACGAGCTCAAGAAGTGGCATCTATATTCTGACTCTGAATATGGAG GGTTGTCCTCGGCATCTTTAGAGATCCCAGATAATGAAAATGGACCCACTG gaatttTCTCGGGTAACCTTTCGTTGGATTTCATTGAGGGTGCAAAACTGAAGATAAACAGGAGCGGTTTTTGTGGAATGCGGTCCAAAAAG TTTGACGGCTTCATTGATTTGGACCCATACGATACCATAGCACTGAAAGTTAAGGGAGATGGAAGGTGCTACATATCTACA ATCTATACAGAAAATTGGGTAAATTCGCCTGGGCAAGAAGAAGATAATTCGTGGCAGGCTTTTGTCTTTGTACCAAAAGACAACTGGTACATTGCAAAG ATTCCTCTTGCTCGGTATCTACCAACATGGAGAGGAAATGTTATAGATGCAGAAATGGAAATGAATCCTTCTCGCGTCGTTGGGATGTCTCTATCGGTCAATGCAGAAGGTGGTCTCCCAGGTGCTAGAACCGGAGCGGGTGATTTCAAGCTCGAAATTGATTGGATCAAGGCTTTACGAACATAA
- the LOC103405324 gene encoding probable complex I intermediate-associated protein 30 isoform X2 translates to MSRFRGILQASLNATKKDLVPPTERFIFNFNSKDELKKWHLYSDSEYGGLSSASLEIPDNENGPTGIFSGNLSLDFIEGAKLKINRSGFCGMRSKKFDGFIDLDPYDTIALKVKGDGRCYISTIYTENWVNSPGQEEDNSWQAFVFVPKDNWYIAKIPLARYLPTWRGNVIDAEMEMNPSRVVGMSLSVNAEGGLPGARTGAGDFKLEIDWIKALRT, encoded by the exons ATGTCCAGGTTTCGAGGGATATTGCAAGCTTCCTTAAATGCAACCAAGAAAG ACCTGGTGCCTCCAACTGAgagatttattttcaatttcaattcgAAGGACGAGCTCAAGAAGTGGCATCTATATTCTGACTCTGAATATGGAG GGTTGTCCTCGGCATCTTTAGAGATCCCAGATAATGAAAATGGACCCACTG gaatttTCTCGGGTAACCTTTCGTTGGATTTCATTGAGGGTGCAAAACTGAAGATAAACAGGAGCGGTTTTTGTGGAATGCGGTCCAAAAAG TTTGACGGCTTCATTGATTTGGACCCATACGATACCATAGCACTGAAAGTTAAGGGAGATGGAAGGTGCTACATATCTACA ATCTATACAGAAAATTGGGTAAATTCGCCTGGGCAAGAAGAAGATAATTCGTGGCAGGCTTTTGTCTTTGTACCAAAAGACAACTGGTACATTGCAAAG ATTCCTCTTGCTCGGTATCTACCAACATGGAGAGGAAATGTTATAGATGCAGAAATGGAAATGAATCCTTCTCGCGTCGTTGGGATGTCTCTATCGGTCAATGCAGAAGGTGGTCTCCCAGGTGCTAGAACCGGAGCGGGTGATTTCAAGCTCGAAATTGATTGGATCAAGGCTTTACGAACATAA
- the LOC103405324 gene encoding probable complex I intermediate-associated protein 30 isoform X4: MSRFRGILQASLNATKKDLVPPTERFIFNFNSKDELKKWHLYSDSEYGGIFSGNLSLDFIEGAKLKINRSGFCGMRSKKFDGFIDLDPYDTIALKVKGDGRCYISTIYTENWVNSPGQEEDNSWQAFVFVPKDNWYIAKIPLARYLPTWRGNVIDAEMEMNPSRVVGMSLSVNAEGGLPGARTGAGDFKLEIDWIKALRT; this comes from the exons ATGTCCAGGTTTCGAGGGATATTGCAAGCTTCCTTAAATGCAACCAAGAAAG ACCTGGTGCCTCCAACTGAgagatttattttcaatttcaattcgAAGGACGAGCTCAAGAAGTGGCATCTATATTCTGACTCTGAATATGGAG gaatttTCTCGGGTAACCTTTCGTTGGATTTCATTGAGGGTGCAAAACTGAAGATAAACAGGAGCGGTTTTTGTGGAATGCGGTCCAAAAAG TTTGACGGCTTCATTGATTTGGACCCATACGATACCATAGCACTGAAAGTTAAGGGAGATGGAAGGTGCTACATATCTACA ATCTATACAGAAAATTGGGTAAATTCGCCTGGGCAAGAAGAAGATAATTCGTGGCAGGCTTTTGTCTTTGTACCAAAAGACAACTGGTACATTGCAAAG ATTCCTCTTGCTCGGTATCTACCAACATGGAGAGGAAATGTTATAGATGCAGAAATGGAAATGAATCCTTCTCGCGTCGTTGGGATGTCTCTATCGGTCAATGCAGAAGGTGGTCTCCCAGGTGCTAGAACCGGAGCGGGTGATTTCAAGCTCGAAATTGATTGGATCAAGGCTTTACGAACATAA
- the LOC103405324 gene encoding probable complex I intermediate-associated protein 30 isoform X3, which produces MSRFRGILQASLNATKKALTWNVEDLVPPTERFIFNFNSKDELKKWHLYSDSEYGGIFSGNLSLDFIEGAKLKINRSGFCGMRSKKFDGFIDLDPYDTIALKVKGDGRCYISTIYTENWVNSPGQEEDNSWQAFVFVPKDNWYIAKIPLARYLPTWRGNVIDAEMEMNPSRVVGMSLSVNAEGGLPGARTGAGDFKLEIDWIKALRT; this is translated from the exons ATGTCCAGGTTTCGAGGGATATTGCAAGCTTCCTTAAATGCAACCAAGAAAG CACTTACATGGAACGTTGAAGACCTGGTGCCTCCAACTGAgagatttattttcaatttcaattcgAAGGACGAGCTCAAGAAGTGGCATCTATATTCTGACTCTGAATATGGAG gaatttTCTCGGGTAACCTTTCGTTGGATTTCATTGAGGGTGCAAAACTGAAGATAAACAGGAGCGGTTTTTGTGGAATGCGGTCCAAAAAG TTTGACGGCTTCATTGATTTGGACCCATACGATACCATAGCACTGAAAGTTAAGGGAGATGGAAGGTGCTACATATCTACA ATCTATACAGAAAATTGGGTAAATTCGCCTGGGCAAGAAGAAGATAATTCGTGGCAGGCTTTTGTCTTTGTACCAAAAGACAACTGGTACATTGCAAAG ATTCCTCTTGCTCGGTATCTACCAACATGGAGAGGAAATGTTATAGATGCAGAAATGGAAATGAATCCTTCTCGCGTCGTTGGGATGTCTCTATCGGTCAATGCAGAAGGTGGTCTCCCAGGTGCTAGAACCGGAGCGGGTGATTTCAAGCTCGAAATTGATTGGATCAAGGCTTTACGAACATAA
- the LOC114825793 gene encoding uncharacterized protein isoform X2, with amino-acid sequence MDNENILNATQEPKGRRRKWEAFEEEVLLGVLEDFVARKQRCDTGAFKQGTLVEIAKAVNVLCPHSNIKANPHIESKLKKWKKTYSMVVDMINTSGFAWNDVKKCVEVDSDDAWQTYVQRNKEADGWRSKPFPLFDRFAYIFGKDRATGNVAETPAQMVEEQSHDHVGESDIGGDNFVSSMNQQSQQSTPSENSQRKRKRAVGSSSDGTEAIISGLKDFYVESGKRMQMVTEALVQGTADHTDIANELEAMGLSPMDQIDALSLILDKPKNVGVFRAIKPELKKVFVQRLLRDNASG; translated from the exons atggataacgaaaatattttgaatgctactcaagagccaaaaggaagaaggcgtaaatgggaagcatttgaggaagaagtattactaggagttcttgaggattttgttgctcggaagcaacggtgtgacaccggtgctttcaaacaaggtactttggttgaaatagcaaaagctgtcaatgttttatgtcctcattcaaatataaaggcaaatccacatattgagtccaagttgaagaaatggaaaaaaacatatagtatggtcgttgacatgataaacacaagtggatttgcatggaatgatgtcaaaaagtgcgttgaagttgacagtgatgacgcatggcaaacttatgtgcag agaaataaagaagccgatggatggagaagcaaaccttttccactgtttgatagatttgcatatatatttggaaaagatcgggctacgggtaatgtagccgaaacccctgctcaaatggtggaggaacaaagtcatgatcatgttggtgaaagtgatattggaggtgataattttgtttcttcaatgaaccaacaaagccaacaaagcaccccatctgaaaatagccaaagaaagaggaaaagagctgtgggaagttcaagtgatggaaccgaggcaattatcagtggactgaaagatttttatgttgaaagtgggaagaggatgcaaatggtaactgaagctttagttcaaggtactgcagatcatactgacatagctaatgaacttgaagcaatgggtctctctcctatggatcaaattgatgcattgtctcttattttggataaaccaaaaaatgtgggagtgttcagggcaatcaaaccggaactcaagaaagtgttcgtccaaagACTTTTAAGAGACAACGCAAgcggatga
- the LOC114825793 gene encoding protein ANTAGONIST OF LIKE HETEROCHROMATIN PROTEIN 1-like isoform X1, which translates to MDRRKLLLILLLEMSYLETICICTILVVMMLRGKQRHVERPTLTNRSLIRREISLCYLNGIIGNTDTECVNELRMDRRTFGILCDLLRQDGRVKTDGLVSVEEQVCMTLQILAHHTKNRSVGGRFYRSGETISRYFNSVLQGILRLQGFLLKVPQPVPIDSTDARWRCFKNCLGALDGTHIDVHVPEIDKPRYRTRKGRVATNVLGVCSGDMQFIYVFPGWEGSASDSRVLHDAISRPNGFKVPAGCYYLVDGGYTNGEGFLAPYRGIPYHLSEWEGRTPSNKEEYFNMKHSKARNVIERCFGLLKGRWSILRSPSFYPIRTQGRIITACCLLHNLIRQEMSVDPMENLPIIEDGQNTEEGEYVGSVQSSDQWTAMRNDMAEEMYNEWRAIRNQQPN; encoded by the exons atggatcgaaggaagcttttattgatcttattgttagagatgtcttatttggaaacaatttgtatttgtacgattcttgtggtgatgatgctacgtggcaaacagagacatgttgaacgacccacattgactaaccgttcacttattagacgagagattagtttgtgttatctgaatggtataatagggaatactgatactgaatgtgttaacgaattgagaatggatagaaggacttttggcatattatgcgacttacttcgtcaagatgggagggtaaaaactgatggtttggtgtctgtagaggaacaggtgtgtatgactttacaaatattagcacatcatactaagaatcgtagtgttggcggtagattttataggtcgggagagactataagtaggtatttcaatagcgtattgcaaggaattttgcgattacaaggtttcctactaaaagtcccacagcctgtgcctattgattctacagatgctaggtggcgatgttttaag aattgcttgggagcattggatggaacacacattgatgtgcatgtacctgaaattgacaaaccaagataccgaacaagaaagggtcgagtcgcaactaatgtgttaggtgtgtgttcaggagatatgcagttcatatatgtgtttccggggtgggagggttccgcatcagactctagagtgctacatgatgcaattagtaggcctaatggttttaaggtaccagcgg gttgttattaccttgtagatggtggttatacaaatggtgaaggattccttgcaccctatagaggaataccttatcatttatctgaatgggagggacgaacaccttctaataaggaagaatattttaacatgaagcattctaaggcaaggaatgtaattgaacgctgttttggcttgctaaaaggaaggtggtcgatactaaggagtccatctttctatccgataaggacacaaggtcgaataattaccgcttgttgcctactacacaatcttattaggcaagagatgtcagtagatccaatggagaatttgccaataatagaagatggacaaaatacagaagaaggtgaatatgttggtagtgttcAATCATCGGACCAGTGGACTGCAATGAGGAATGATATGGCTGaggaaatgtataatgagtggagagcaattaggaaccagcaaccgaactag